A single Vigna radiata var. radiata cultivar VC1973A chromosome 8, Vradiata_ver6, whole genome shotgun sequence DNA region contains:
- the LOC111242312 gene encoding uncharacterized protein LOC111242312, with product MRRPSKRKLIPPSALNVSYIDRAPQLSPRIGHQYQVEVPSMIKESELAHNEVEDSGHEGWRYLGQNDGAFNITVPVAEVNCNNSWSDADVKSFLLGLFIFGKNFVQIKRFLENKEMGEILSFYYGKFYKSDEYRRWSDCKKIKGRKCITGDKLFSGQKHIELLSRLTGRVSEEQKDAFQQVSKSYSEGRTSLEEYVYSLKSTFGLGVLVEAVGIGKGKEDLTSPAMKCGKKTQDCSIQASKAWSSLGPCDIIKLLTGDYQSCKAKSNDIFWEAIWPRLLARGWHSEKLKNQGHLSSKNVVVFLLPGVKKFSKRKLVKGDHYFDSVRDVLSKVIAEPNLLKLEVLKIKVGGCNEKKAEKGSNKDGQPDNHHQCYLKHQVSTNCANHSKGKFDNIYPGETEAAMVPSKENNNNADANYMAENCENQMICVASENQIKRSIRHKFIRRPRLGHLDLAGPPTKLLKLSPPADVETDHIFMNSARIIGSEKQEPSQSSCIPHVNNGSVELENERRNIIRACVDEGISGDKVEKCEPQHTIYLNESQVLLMSEDAELMTTAQEDKQDLKPKDIIPRRSTRNRPLTARALESFLQTQRKGKRKDTLSFKDPLNKICNHSAHDRGLKNAV from the exons ATGCGGCGTCCATCTAAAAGGAAGCTAATTCCTCCTAGTGCTCTTAATGTAAGCTACATAGATAGAGCACCACAGTTAAGTCCTCGAATTGGTCATCAATACCAGGTGGAAGTTCCTTCCATGATAAAAGAATCAGAACTTGCACATAATGAAGTGGAGGATAGTGGACATGAAGGGTGGAGATATCTTGGACAGAATGATGGTGCATTCAATATAACTGTACCAGTAGCAGAAGTTAATTGTAATAACTCGTGGAGTGATGCTGATGTAAAAAGCTTTCTCCTTGGTTTATTTATCTTTGGGAAAAACTTTGTTCAGATAAAAAGATTTCTAGAGAACAAAGAGATGGGAGAAATACTGTCATTTTACTATGGAAAGTTTTACAAGTCCGATGAATACCGTAGATGGTCAGActgcaagaaaataaaagggaGAAAATGTATAACAGGAGACAAACTTTTTTCTGGTCAGAAGCATATTGAACTGTTGTCTCGCTTGACTGGCCGTGTCTCAGAAGAACAAAAAGATGCTTTCCAACAG GTTTCCAAGTCCTATTCGGAGGGGAGGACTTCTCTAGAGGAATATGTGTATTCTTTGAAGTCTACTTTCGGACTTGGTGTTCTTGTGGAAGCTGTAGGGATTGGTAAGGGGAAGGAAGACCTTACCAGCCCAGCCATGAAATGTGGTAAGAAAACCCAGGATTGTTCTATACAAGCTAGCAAAGCTTGGTCTTCTCTTGGACCCTGTGATATAATCAAGCTTTTGACCGGAGACTATCAATCCTGCAAAGCCAAAAGTAATGATATATTCTGGGAAGCTATTTGGCCCCGCTTACTGGCAAGAGGTTGGCACTCGGAGAAACTAAAGAATCAAGGCCATCTTAGCTCCAAAAATGTTGTGGTCTTTCTTCTACCTGGTGTTAAAAAGTTTTCCAAGAGAAAACTTGTAAAAGGTGATCATTACTTTGATTCTGTCAGAGATGTCTTGAGCAAAGTGATAGCTGAACCAAATCTTCTTAAACTGGaagttctaaaaataaaagttggtGGCTGCAATGAGAAAAAAGCAGAAAAGGGATCTAACAAGGATGGTCAACCTGACAACCATCACCAGTGTTACCTCAAGCACCAAGTTTCTACTAACTGTGCAAACCACAGTAAAGGTAAGTTTGACAACATTTATCCGGGAGAGACAGAAGCTGCTATGGTACCCAGcaaagagaataataataatgctGATGCAAACTATATGGCAGAAAATTGTGAAAATCAGATGATCTGTGTGGCTAGTGAAAATCAAATAAAGAGAAGCATACGGCATAAATTCATTCGAAGACCAAGATTAGGTCATTTAGATCTTGCAGGTCCCCCCACCAAACTGTTAAAACTTTCTCCACCGGCTGATGTTGAGACAGACCACATTTTTATGAACTCCGCAAGAATCATAGGATCAGAAAAACAGGAACCCTCTCAGTCATCATGCATTCCACATGTCAACAATGGAAGTGTAGAATTAGAAAACGaaagaagaaatattattaGAGCTTGTGTGGACGAAGGCATTTCGGGTGATAAAGTGGAGAAATGTGAACCACAACATACCATCTACTTGAATGAATCTCAAGTTCTACTGATGTCTGAAGATGCTGAATTGATGACAACAGCTCAGGAAGACAAGCAAGACCTGAAGCCAAAAGATATAATTCCAAGGAGGAGCACAAGGAACAGACCATTAACAGCTAGAGCATTGGAATCTTTCTTGCAGACACAAaggaaagggaaaagaaaagacACTCTCTCATTTAAAGACCCCTTGAATAAAATTTGCAACCATAGCGCTCATGACAGAGGTCTAAAGAACGCTGTGTAG
- the LOC111242299 gene encoding uncharacterized protein LOC111242299, translating into MSEQQLAEATLELSLRAALGIRNFANAMGKLRAQLNESQNENSTLKLKLEEVVAGHSECEKKQKESARLIADAERLMEEAQRTGRELIKQNEELAEAAEVLRKQDQEHRATILHLKQQLTEVVGFSKNLSMAERNVRCERDALIKKVQGEYIQIEEMGNAIVEEHTLRFEKALRQIPYFLNMSTDGVGFDVMKDIYQGKLVPLKDIPNEEFGVAVPAEGVVPEEKVEGEATVEMVANEASADPPKDNAATEKVLTVVKTLLAEHAARVETKIEALPSQIQLLLQHIIANPSSNNPKIQNHE; encoded by the coding sequence ATGTCTGAGCAGCAGTTGGCCGAGGCAACTCTCGAACTATCTCTTCGGGCGGCGCTGGGAATTCGGAATTTTGCTAATGCCATGGGAAAGCTAAGGGCTCAATTAAATGAGTCTCAAAATGAAAACTCAACTTTAAAGCTGAAACTGGAAGAAGTAGTTGCCGGTCATTCTGAAtgtgaaaagaaacaaaaggagTCCGCCCGATTAATAGCTGATGCTGAGCGCCTAATGGAGGAGGCTCAAAGAACCGGCCGTGAGCTTATAAAACAGAATGAGGAACTGGCTGAAGCAGCTGAGGTCCTGAGGAAACAAGACCAGGAACACAGGGCGACCATCCTGCACTTGAAGCAGCAACTGACCGAGGTGGTGGGTTTCAGTAAGAATCTTAGCATGGCTGAACGCAATGTCAGGTGTGAAAGGGATGCCCTGATCAAAAAAGTGCAAGGCGAATATATTCAAATTGAAGAGATGGGGAATGCCATTGTTGAGGAGCATACCCTGAGGTTTGAAAAGGCTTTGAGGCAAATTCCCTATTTTCTAAACATGTCCACTGATGGGGTAGGATTTGATGTCATGAAAGACATCTACCAAGGAAAACTAGTGCCGCTCAAAGACATACCTAATGAGGAGTTTGGAGTAGCAGTTCCAGCAGAAGGAGTTGTGCCTGAAGAAAAAGTTGAAGGTGAAGCAACTGTGGAAATGGTGGCTAATGAAGCATCTGCAGATCCTCCTAAAGATAATGCCGCCACTGAAAAAGTTTTGACCGTGGTCAAGACACTTCTCGCTGAGCATGCTGCCAGGGTTGAGACGAAAATTGAGGCACTACCATCCCAAATCCAACTTCTTCTTCAACATATCATAGCCAATCCCTCCTCAAATAATCCCAAAATCCAAAACCATGAGTAA